The region CTGAGCCAACGTCATGATGGCTTTGTCATGATTGACAACGCACAGTATCGTTCGGACGCAACGCGCTGGTTGGAATTGCTTTCCAGTGCTGACTTTTTCGTCGCCGCACCGGGTTGTGATTATCCCCTGTCGCACAACGTGATTGAATCGATCGCGGTGGGCACGATTCCGCTGTTGGAGTACGACTCGCTACTGACGCCGCCACTGACCGACGGCGTAAACTGTATCGCCTATCGCGGCCGAGATGGATTGTGTGAAGCGATCGAACGTCTCGATGCGATGTCGGCCGATGCGATCGCAACGATGCGCGGTGAAGTCATCAGGTATTACGAAGATCATCTCAGCCCCAACGCGTTTTGTCAGCGTTTGGAGTCAGCGTCAGTCAATCGCGTTCACCTGTTTTCATATTTGACACCCGCTGCCAAGGCCGCCTGATCGCAACGTGCAATGCACATCGTCGCCGCTTTCATCAGATGTTCGTCAGTCGCCGGAGGATTCGGTTTTCTTGTTTGTTTCCGCTTCGGGACTTGAGTGTTCCACCAAGTTTTCTTCTCCGTGCGTCCGGATATGATCGGGCACCTCGCTAAGGTTTGGTGGATTCAATTGGCCTTCCATTGATGCGATCGAAACGGCCACCGAGGCATCACCGGTCACGTTGGTCACCGTCCGCAACATGTCCAAGATCCGGTCGACCCCCAGGATCAGCGCGATACCAGAACTTGGGACACCGATCGATTGCAAGATGATGACCAGCATGATGATTCCCGCGCCTGGGACGGCGGCGGTGCCGATCGAAGCCAGCACGGCGGTGAGCACAATGGTCAATTGCCCGGTTAGCCCCACGTCCATGCCCATCGACTGGGCGATGAAGACGGCCGCGACGGCTTGATAAAGCGCCGTACCGTCCATGTTGATCGTCGCCCCGAGAGGGATCACAAACGACGAAACCTCTTCGGAGACACCGAGCTTTTCTTCACAACGCTCCATCGTTAGCGGCAAAGTGGCACCGCTCGAACTGGTCGAAAAGGCAACCAACTGAACCGGCGCGATGCCTTGCAAGAATGTCTTGATCGGCATCTTAGTGACCAACTTCAGCAGTCCAAAGTACGTGATGCAAACATGCAACGTTAATCCAAGCACGACCGAGATACAGTAGAACCCCAACGCGGTGAGCAACTGCAAGATCTGGGAAAAATCATCGCCGGCCAAGTCAGTGATCGTTCTAGCGATCAGCGAAAACACACCGATCGGCGCGAACAACATGATCAAGTCGACCAATCGAATGACGACATGATTCAAGCTTTCGAGGACATCGATCATCGGCTTCGCTTGAGCTTTCTCGAGCTGGATCAAGCCGATCCCGACCATCAACGAGACGAACACGATTTGCAACATGTTCCGGTTGCTCGACGCCGCGGAAAAGAAGTTCGACGGCACGATGTCGATCAAGATTTGTAGCGGTCCGCGTGTTTGAACGTCCGCGGCGATCTCTTCTTTCGCCGAGACGTCGCCGGCAAATTGTTCTTGTAGCTGCGTGCGGGCTGCTTCGGGAACTTGCAGTCCGGGCTGCAAGACGTTGACGATCACCAGTCCAATGACCACCGCGATCGCCGTAGTGCCGATGTAGATCCCCATCGTCTTGCCGCCGATCCGCGACAATTTCTTAAGATCGCTAAGCGATGCGACACCGAGTACCAATGACGCGACAACGAGTGGAATCGCGATCAACTGAAGCGAGTTGATAAAGATCACGCCGAATGGTGCGACCCAATCATTCGTGAATTTGGACCAACCGGCGGCTGCCGCGATCAAGCCATACACCAGACCCAGC is a window of Roseiconus lacunae DNA encoding:
- a CDS encoding dicarboxylate/amino acid:cation symporter, producing the protein MADSEAWYKKSHWQIIIGMLLGLVYGLIAAAAGWSKFTNDWVAPFGVIFINSLQLIAIPLVVASLVLGVASLSDLKKLSRIGGKTMGIYIGTTAIAVVIGLVIVNVLQPGLQVPEAARTQLQEQFAGDVSAKEEIAADVQTRGPLQILIDIVPSNFFSAASSNRNMLQIVFVSLMVGIGLIQLEKAQAKPMIDVLESLNHVVIRLVDLIMLFAPIGVFSLIARTITDLAGDDFSQILQLLTALGFYCISVVLGLTLHVCITYFGLLKLVTKMPIKTFLQGIAPVQLVAFSTSSSGATLPLTMERCEEKLGVSEEVSSFVIPLGATINMDGTALYQAVAAVFIAQSMGMDVGLTGQLTIVLTAVLASIGTAAVPGAGIIMLVIILQSIGVPSSGIALILGVDRILDMLRTVTNVTGDASVAVSIASMEGQLNPPNLSEVPDHIRTHGEENLVEHSSPEAETNKKTESSGD